The proteins below are encoded in one region of Pseudonocardia sp. DSM 110487:
- a CDS encoding alpha/beta fold hydrolase: protein METLLPVGDVELCVDTVGSPADSALLLIGTTVASWDDELVERLTGRFVIRYDLRDAGRSTTVDPDSPGYTLRDLVTDAVGVLDGLGIARAHVAGLATSGFIAQLLALDHPSRVASLVLVGTRPVAPGPADHDLPEHSPAVMAHFGSAPPIDWTDRTSILDGAVAAARVLSGSPRFDPAEARAHAARVLDRSGPHPASARAGLMSTVFSKLDCTPRWRERLREVTAPTLVVHGEADPFFPVGNAEALAEEIPGARLLVLEGVGAELPRRAHAEVATAVLEHTAR, encoded by the coding sequence ATGGAGACCCTTCTGCCGGTCGGCGACGTCGAGCTGTGCGTCGACACCGTCGGCTCGCCGGCCGACAGCGCGCTGCTGCTGATCGGCACCACCGTCGCCTCGTGGGACGACGAGCTCGTCGAGCGCCTCACCGGCCGGTTCGTCATCCGCTACGACCTGCGGGACGCCGGCCGATCGACCACCGTGGACCCCGACTCGCCCGGCTACACGCTGCGCGACCTCGTCACCGACGCCGTCGGCGTGCTCGACGGGCTCGGCATCGCCCGCGCCCACGTCGCGGGCCTCGCGACCAGCGGTTTCATCGCACAGCTCCTGGCGCTGGACCACCCGTCACGGGTCGCCTCGCTCGTGCTGGTCGGCACCCGCCCGGTCGCGCCGGGTCCCGCCGACCACGACTTGCCCGAGCACTCCCCGGCGGTCATGGCCCACTTCGGCAGCGCCCCACCGATCGACTGGACCGACCGCACGTCGATCCTGGACGGTGCAGTGGCCGCGGCCCGGGTGCTGTCCGGCTCACCGCGGTTCGACCCCGCCGAGGCCCGCGCCCACGCGGCCCGCGTCCTCGACCGCTCCGGTCCGCACCCGGCATCGGCGCGCGCCGGCCTGATGAGCACGGTGTTCTCGAAGCTGGACTGCACGCCGCGCTGGCGCGAACGGCTGCGGGAGGTCACCGCGCCGACACTGGTGGTGCACGGGGAGGCCGACCCGTTCTTCCCGGTGGGGAATGCGGAGGCGCTGGCCGAGGAGATCCCCGGCGCACGCCTGTTGGTCCTCGAGGGCGTCGGCGCGGAGCTCCCCCGCCGGGCACACGCGGAGGTGGCCACGGCGGTGCTCGAGCACACCGCACGGTAG
- a CDS encoding maleylpyruvate isomerase N-terminal domain-containing protein, whose product MDLFTRSWTALRAAVADVPDGHFERPSGCTGWLVRDLVCHLVIDAQDVLITLVTPAETGPTVDAVTYWKLVDPPTGDDPLDALIPRLAAAYGEPGLLRHHLDDVGSAAGRAAELADPALRVSTQGEVLTVGDYLSAYVLEWTLHHLDLIAHLPSAAEPPVATLAATRALLEKIAGTPFPAVFSDEDALLIGTGRRPPSAVEVAELGDLAPKLPFVLG is encoded by the coding sequence GTGGATCTCTTCACACGCTCGTGGACGGCGTTGCGCGCTGCGGTCGCCGACGTGCCCGACGGGCACTTCGAGCGACCATCGGGCTGCACCGGCTGGCTCGTGCGCGACCTGGTGTGCCACCTGGTCATCGACGCCCAGGACGTTCTGATCACCCTGGTCACGCCCGCCGAGACCGGGCCAACGGTGGACGCGGTCACCTACTGGAAGCTCGTCGATCCGCCGACCGGCGACGACCCGCTCGACGCGCTGATCCCGCGGCTGGCCGCCGCATACGGCGAGCCGGGGTTGCTGAGGCACCACCTCGACGACGTCGGCTCCGCCGCCGGCCGCGCCGCCGAACTCGCCGATCCCGCCCTCCGCGTCAGCACCCAGGGCGAGGTGCTGACCGTCGGCGACTACCTGTCCGCATACGTGCTCGAGTGGACCTTGCACCACCTCGACCTGATCGCGCACCTGCCGTCGGCCGCCGAGCCGCCGGTGGCGACCCTCGCGGCGACGCGCGCGTTGCTGGAGAAGATCGCCGGCACCCCGTTCCCCGCGGTGTTCTCCGACGAGGACGCGTTGCTGATCGGCACTGGACGTCGCCCACCGAGCGCCGTGGAGGTCGCCGAGCTCGGCGACCTCGCCCCCAAGCTCCCGTTCGTCCTCGGTTGA
- a CDS encoding LuxR family transcriptional regulator, whose translation MLLLGRSAECAAVDQLLARARNGRSGALVVHGEAGIGKTALLEHARDAASGFTVRQVAGVEAEMPFAYAALHQLCAPLLDRLTPLPGPQQTALLVALGQISGDPPDRFLVGLATLGLLAEAAAEQPLLCLIDDAQWLDPASAQTLGFVARRVEAERLALIFARRDPAPGAGNTEAFTGLPQLRPNRLGDADARTLLAEAVHAPLDERVHTRILAEARGNPLALRELARGPRPARTAALAAGFGLPDAVTVPDRVEESFRYRSESLPTATRLLLLTAAADPTGDTGLLMLAAAHLGVGADAAAPAEEAGLLEIDTQVRFPHPLARSAVYRAAAPPDRRRVHHALAAVTDPRTDPDRRAWHHAQSVLGTDETAAVELERSADRARTRGGVSSAAAFLERAAALSPEPAGRARRALAAASAKHEAGDPVAASDLLTVAATGPPDALHAARVDLLRARVAFHVTRGNDAPGMLLAAAAGLAPLDAALSREAYLQAIEASIIAGARTCGRGILEVAEAARTAPAPPAPPRPVDVLLDGLVTYYLHGYEAGVPGFRRTLETFLGLPQGAGDLRWLWLGCHTAMALWDDAAGGILAGRHLRLARDAGALATLPFALTFHATLLAHAGKLTRVSELIAETDAITRATGAAPLPYARLMLAAWRGRRAEASTLHTAVVQDANERGEGTAITVADSNMAVLHNGLGGYGAALDAAQRVWESGELVHSTMALPELIEAAVRSGAPERAAAALAELSPRARACGTQWALGLEARSRALTSAGPAADAGYREAIERLGDCRMAAHLARAHLVYGEWLRREGRRRDAREQLRIAHDQLTAIGADGFAARAARELRAIGDQPRERSDRPATGLTEHELHIARLVATGATSKEIGTQLFLSPRTIETHLRNIFRKLGISSRRELRTMQLS comes from the coding sequence GTGCTGCTCTTGGGCCGCAGCGCCGAGTGCGCCGCCGTCGACCAGTTGCTCGCGCGGGCCCGGAACGGCCGCAGCGGCGCGCTGGTCGTGCACGGCGAGGCGGGCATCGGCAAGACCGCGCTGCTTGAGCACGCCCGCGATGCCGCGTCCGGGTTCACGGTGCGGCAGGTGGCCGGAGTCGAGGCCGAGATGCCGTTCGCGTACGCGGCCCTGCACCAGCTGTGCGCGCCCCTCCTCGACCGGCTCACGCCGCTGCCCGGCCCGCAGCAGACCGCGCTTCTCGTGGCACTCGGGCAGATCAGCGGCGACCCCCCGGACCGGTTCCTGGTCGGGCTCGCCACCCTCGGCCTGCTCGCCGAAGCCGCCGCCGAGCAACCCCTGTTGTGCCTGATCGACGACGCCCAATGGCTGGACCCGGCCTCCGCGCAGACACTCGGATTCGTCGCGCGGCGCGTCGAGGCCGAGCGCCTGGCGCTGATCTTCGCCCGGCGCGACCCCGCACCCGGCGCCGGAAACACCGAGGCGTTCACGGGCTTGCCGCAGCTGCGCCCGAACCGGCTCGGCGACGCCGACGCGCGGACGCTGCTCGCCGAGGCGGTGCACGCCCCGCTCGACGAGCGGGTGCACACCCGGATCCTCGCCGAGGCCCGTGGCAACCCCCTCGCCCTCCGGGAACTGGCCCGCGGCCCCCGACCGGCGCGGACGGCCGCACTGGCTGCCGGCTTCGGGCTACCCGACGCGGTAACCGTCCCGGACCGGGTCGAGGAGAGCTTCCGGTACCGGTCCGAGAGCCTGCCCACCGCCACCCGGTTGCTGCTGCTGACCGCCGCCGCCGACCCGACCGGTGACACCGGGCTGCTGATGCTCGCCGCCGCCCACCTCGGCGTCGGCGCCGACGCCGCCGCACCCGCCGAGGAAGCCGGCCTGCTCGAGATCGACACCCAGGTCCGGTTCCCGCACCCGCTGGCCCGCTCCGCCGTCTACCGGGCCGCGGCACCACCCGACCGACGCCGTGTCCACCACGCGCTGGCCGCGGTGACCGACCCGCGGACCGACCCCGACCGCCGGGCCTGGCACCACGCGCAGAGCGTGCTCGGCACCGACGAGACGGCCGCCGTGGAACTGGAACGCTCGGCGGACCGGGCCCGGACTCGCGGCGGGGTCTCCTCGGCCGCCGCCTTCCTGGAACGGGCGGCCGCCCTCTCCCCCGAGCCGGCCGGCCGTGCCCGCCGGGCCCTGGCCGCCGCGTCCGCCAAGCACGAGGCAGGTGATCCCGTGGCCGCGTCTGACCTTCTGACGGTCGCGGCAACCGGCCCGCCGGACGCGTTGCACGCGGCACGGGTCGATCTGCTGCGCGCGCGGGTCGCGTTCCACGTCACGCGGGGGAACGACGCGCCGGGGATGCTGCTGGCGGCCGCCGCGGGGCTCGCCCCGCTCGACGCCGCGCTGTCCCGCGAGGCCTACCTCCAGGCGATCGAGGCGTCGATCATCGCCGGCGCCCGCACCTGCGGCCGCGGGATCCTCGAGGTGGCCGAGGCTGCCCGGACGGCACCCGCGCCACCGGCCCCGCCCCGGCCGGTGGACGTCCTGCTCGACGGCCTGGTGACCTACTACCTCCACGGGTACGAGGCAGGCGTGCCCGGCTTCCGGCGGACGCTGGAGACGTTTCTCGGCCTGCCGCAGGGCGCAGGCGACCTCCGCTGGCTGTGGCTGGGCTGCCACACCGCGATGGCGCTGTGGGACGACGCGGCGGGCGGGATCCTCGCCGGCCGCCACCTCCGGCTCGCCCGCGACGCTGGGGCGCTGGCCACGCTGCCGTTCGCGCTCACCTTCCACGCGACCCTGCTGGCGCACGCCGGCAAGCTCACCCGGGTCTCCGAGCTGATCGCGGAGACCGACGCGATCACGCGAGCGACCGGAGCCGCACCGCTGCCCTACGCCCGGCTCATGCTCGCGGCATGGCGTGGCAGGCGCGCCGAGGCCTCCACGCTCCACACGGCCGTGGTCCAGGACGCGAACGAGCGAGGCGAGGGCACCGCGATCACCGTCGCGGACTCCAACATGGCGGTCCTCCACAACGGCTTGGGCGGCTACGGCGCCGCGCTCGACGCCGCCCAGCGGGTGTGGGAGTCCGGAGAGCTGGTGCACAGCACCATGGCCCTGCCCGAGCTGATCGAGGCGGCCGTCCGCTCCGGTGCGCCGGAACGCGCCGCGGCCGCGCTGGCCGAGCTCAGCCCGCGGGCCCGCGCGTGCGGTACGCAGTGGGCGCTCGGTCTCGAGGCCCGTTCCCGTGCGCTGACCAGTGCCGGACCGGCTGCCGATGCGGGCTACCGCGAGGCGATCGAGCGCCTCGGCGACTGTCGGATGGCGGCTCACCTCGCCCGCGCCCACCTGGTCTACGGCGAGTGGCTGCGCCGCGAAGGCCGCCGCCGCGACGCTCGCGAACAACTCCGGATCGCCCATGACCAGCTCACGGCGATCGGCGCGGACGGGTTCGCCGCCCGCGCCGCGCGCGAGTTGCGCGCCATCGGTGACCAGCCGCGCGAACGGTCCGACCGGCCCGCGACCGGGCTCACCGAGCACGAGCTGCACATCGCCCGCCTGGTCGCCACCGGCGCCACCTCCAAGGAGATCGGCACCCAGCTGTTCCTCAGCCCGCGCACGATCGAGACCCACCTGCGCAACATCTTCCGCAAGCTCGGCATCAGTTCCCGCCGCGAATTGCGGACCATGCAGCTCTCCTGA